One Apodemus sylvaticus chromosome 23, mApoSyl1.1, whole genome shotgun sequence genomic window carries:
- the LOC127673855 gene encoding low-density lipoprotein receptor-related protein 11-like: MAARGGPGPGSRHRALCGLLLLCLWLPGGRPGEPTAPSSGVDRLLQDFRRQLQRARPREELEPELLGGPREDCPGAGGTAVYRAVPDTIIRPQDSIAAGASFLRAPGTVRGWRQCVAACCSEPSCSVAVVQLPRGPSVPAPMPAPRCYLFNCTARGRSVCKFAPLHGFRTYTLSRAGDAAGFSAGPGEDEPPVSRAGKDVVLQLPTDGVVLDGRESTDDHAIILYEWTLQQGDPSSVDMKVPQPGTLRLSRLKEGAYVFQLTVIDSVGQRSSDNVSVTVLPPLYSMGDEGCSSACSRYHFFCDSGCCIDIALACDGVRHCPDGSDEAFCQNLSLDRKWVTHTVATSAQPGVTGLSEGEGDPRSGSQRATTHRQPAPASHTEKRIHSTQKAPESQIHPVQPDSNSSGKNQEEGNYFLKSKSGKARAEHPAPEAGQCEPCRHYRVDPSTTLFLSIS; the protein is encoded by the exons ATGGCCGCCCGGGGAGGACCGGGCCCCGGCTCCCGGCACCGCGCGCTCTGcgggctgctgctgctctgcctcTGGCTGCCCGGCGGCCGGCCCGGGGAGCCCACCGCTCCATCGTCCGGGGTGGATAGGCTGCTTCAGGACTTTCGCCGGCAGCTACAGCGGGCACGGCCTCGCGAGGAGCTGGAACCGGAGCTGCTGGGCGGCCCGCGGGAGGATTGCCCGGGTGCGGGCGGTACGGCGGTCTACCGGGCGGTGCCCGACACCATCATCCGCCCGCAGGACTCCATCGCGGCGGGAGCCAGCTTCCTGCGCGCGCCCGGGACCGTGCGCGGCTGGCGGCAGTGCGTGGCGGCCTGCTGCTCCGAGCCGAGCTGCTCGGTGGCGGTGGTGCAGCTGCCCCGGGGGCCCAGCGTGCCCGCACCCATGCCCGCGCCCCGCTGCTACTTGTTCAACTGCACGGCGCGCGGCCGCAGCGTCTGCAAGTTCGCGCCGCTCCACGGGTTCCGCACTTACACCCTCAGTCGCGCCGGGGACGCCGCCGGGTTCTCTGCCGGGCCAG GTGAGGACGAGCCTCCAGTCAGCAGGGCTGGGAAGGATGTGGTTTTACAGCTGCCCACAGACGGGGTAGTTCTAGACGGCCGAGAAAGCACAGATGATCACGCCATTATCCTTTATGAGTGGACGCTGCAGCAGGGTGACCCGTCGTCAGTGGACATGAAG GTGCCTCAGCCAGGAACCCTGAGGCTGTCCCGCCTGAAGGAAGGAGCGTACGTCTTCCAGCTGACTGTGATTGACTCTGTGGGTCAGAGAAGCTCCGACAACGTGTCTGTGACTGTGCTTCCCCCGCTCTACTCCATGGGAGATGAGG GATGCTCCAGTGCTTGTTCCCGCTACCATTTCTTCTGTGACAGTGGCTGCTGCATTGACATCGCCTTGGCTTGTGATGGCGTGAGGCATTGTCCAGACGGGTCTGATGAAGCCTTCTGTCAAAACT TGTCTCTTGACCGCAAGTGGGTGACACACACAGTGGCTACTTCTGCCCAGCCAGGAGTCACGGGATTAAGTGAAGGTGAAGGAGACCCCAGGTCGGGGTCCCAGAGAGCCACCACCCACAGGCAGCCGGCTCCTGCATCCCACACAGAGAAGAGGATACACTCCACCCAGAAGGCGCCGGAGAGTCAGATCCATCCTGTCCAGCCAG ACAGTAATTCCTCAGGAaagaaccaagaagaaggaaattaCTTTCTCAAGTCCAAGAGTGGCAAAGCGCGAGCGGAGCACCCTGCCCCGGAAGCAGGTCAGTGTGAACCGTGCAGACACTACAGAGTTGACCCGAGCACAACGTTGTTCCTCTCCATTTCATAG